The DNA segment TAATGCATTTtagaacacaatattttttttaaataaaaaaaaactacctacgaatttaatttactttatataaCAATTACAGAGAAATCTCAAGGAGAGCTCGTCTCAGAAAAAATATGGCAAATGATATCCAAAATCTAAGTGACAcggaatttaaaaatagatttcgTCTCAGTAAGGaagcatttttttacttatgtcGCGTATTGAAAGAAGAAGCCAGTCTAAGATCAAGTAAAAAAATCAGCCTGGAACATAAAGTAAGTTGAATAAGTAAGCTTCTTATGTACCAttctaagaaaaatatttttatacttacttattatatgATACCCATAATGGGTACACAATACAACTATGTGAGCATAATATGCAGCTACAGTGAAACTATTAactctttattattttcatttctaGGTGCTGTGTGCTTTATCATTTTATGCTACAGGCTCTTACCAAAGAATAGTTGGAATGGCTAAATATTTAGGGCAAACTACTGTGAGCAAATATGTGAGGCAAGTTACTGATGCTCTTGTTAccccttcaatattaaatacttttatacaatTTCCAGCAACACGAGAGCTGagaaatattgttaaaaataagtaagtaatcatTTTAGTACATAAATGATATATTTATAAGATAAAAACTAGAAAAAAGTACAAACAATGCTTTATTTACAGATTTTATACAAAGTTTGGCATCCCTGGAGTAATAGGGTGCATTGATGGGTCTCATTTTCATATATTCACCCCAAAAAGAGAGATAGAACATTTGTTTTACTGCAGGAAGCATTTCTACTCGCTGAATGTGCAAATGGTGAGATATTGCTTTACAAATTTATACTAATAATGTTAACATCCTACCTACCCTATACCATACTTATattcttacaatattttaagattacagTTATAACGTTATACACTTGTACATTTTGTACGTTTTTACATTGTAGATATGTGACAGTGAATGCAGAATTTTGAATGTTAATGCCAAATATGGAGGGGCTACCCATGACGCTTTTATTTGGGAGAATAGTCAAGCCAATAGGTATATCCAAGACTTGAACCAAAATAATGAACAAGTGTGGTTTTTAGGTAatgatttatttacatttagattgctttctttacaaaaataaagttttaaaaatattgtaaagtttaactGTTAACTCTGTGTAGATATTTGTTATGTTACTAAATGAAAATATatctgtaataaatatatttgcaGGTGATTCTGGATATCCACAGAGGCCTTGGTTGATGACACCAATCACGGATGCCGCTGAAGGTACTCCAGAGGCAAAATATACTGCCATCCATGGGAAGGCCAGAGTTGCAATTGAAAATACTTTTGGCAGACTCAAAAATAGGTGGAGATGCCTTTGTAAAGACCGCACATTACATTACACCCCTGAGAGGTGTGCAACTATTATATTGGCATGTAGCGTTTTACACAACCTCGCATTGGATTTTATGGTGCCCGATCCTGAAGAGGATTTCATAAATACTTCATCAGCACTTTCTTTACCAGAAGAATCTTTTCGGGAGCATGGTTCTAGAGATGACTTAATTCGTGGTAGAGCCATAAGGAACATGTTAGTACATAGGATTGATagactacataatataagtaattaatttcgCTTTTTATGTGAGCATTTAAAACTCCAAATAAAGGTAtcattagatatttttttattcatatttaagcacaataaatttaatttgaacATATAAATGCATCTTTTCTTTAGAAAAAGAAGTGATTAGTGTAGGTGATGTGTATTGATgaagctaaataaataaattattatttatttatttattcaccaaATAAAACATATATACAATTATAAAAGCTTAACTTAAACAGCATTTAAAACCAATGAGGTttgtgcatttgttcaatgctGCGATACTCAAACAAGCACTACTCACTTCTCTCCAAATACATTCTTAATACTTTCAAAGCCTCTTTCATAAATTCCAACCACTGAGCTTGTAAATGAAGCTCTACATCACGCTGTCGAATCCTCTCTCGTTCTAATTCGTGCACAATTCGGTCACGCTCCCTTTCATACTCCCTTGCAGTCTCCTCACactccttaaatattttaaaaactgggtCTTCggactttttcttcttttttggtGGTCGCCACTGGGTTTCCTCTGGAGCTGCTGGTTGTTTAGGTGCTGGTGGTTGTGGAGGAAGAGGCGGCGGAGCGACTGTAGGTTGACTGCTCGTTCCTGGAGTATTCCATATATCTGTAAAAATTTTGATACAATGTTAATACTATTCTGTTAGGTTTAGTTCTCAGGATCTTATTTTTGACGAATGTACTTTGCAGGATACCTACTTGACTAGGTTTtgtataagatattttttttaatattttactattttataactAGTAGTTATTTCAAACTAAAGAGTACCTgatgtgttatattattatagtaggtaAGTATCTAAAGTTAATGaaagataaatttaaaaaataccaacCTTCAGGAATTGGAGTACATTCATAGGGAACATCGTTGACAGTCAATTCATCTACATTTTCGGTGGCTGTAACTTGCAGATGAGTACTTGACAAGCTATCTTCCTCCCCACCAACAACCTATTTCAATCAGaacaataaataagtattagTGCTTACTCAAAATTTGTAAGTAAATACCATGCAATTGATGGATAATGATGGCTAAAAATAGAAAGCAAGAAAGGTACACAAACACCTTCCAGTCATCGACACAAGAATTTGAAGTGTCACAActcaatattaacaaaaaactcAAGTGGTGacccttttttattaattaggttAAGCAATAGGTAGGCAAGTTGTAAACAAGGAACGCTTTTGGCCTGTTAAGAAATTAAATACTCAGAGAAATTTCAATAATAGctacaaaaataaacataaaatatttctttatacTATACCTACACCAAGCAAACAAAAATCACACCTGTACAAATCCAGCTTCTTGTATAGGCATCCCGGTAGCTGCCTGCACCCCAATTATATTCAATACCCTGTTTTCAAGGTCTGTTAATGTTAATTGAAGTGCTGGCCCACCACCTGTACCCTGAGCGGACCTATTTATTTTTGCTGACTTTTTCTTAACATTATTTTTGAAATCACTCCAAACCTTAAGAAACAGAAATGAACACCACACCATTAAAATGCACCATCAAATGCATGCATGTGTGAAGTGATAGTCTTTTCCTTTACATGCGCCTAATTAGGATTTTATGAAATCCTGAAAATATGAAACTTACCTTCCGCCACTTCTCCTCTGTTCGAGGGTCTCCAGTGCCATCACTGTTTAGCATATCCGTTAGCTCCTTCCATTTTTGCTGTATATAGTGTCTACCACGAGGGCCACCGCTGGGTTTAGATAAGTCTCCATACCTTAAATAAATTTGACATTAGTAAAAGGACTATCTTCCAGTAGTCGTTCTTAATATATAGGTATGTTACCTTCTTTTTTAACCTTTCTTTATTGacaaaaattagtttatatttttcgctcaactttgttttaaaaaaaatcaagcaTATGGCAAgcctaatattttatttgacttgagtatatttacaaaaactatctctccaaaatttaaaactttacagAAATGTGTTCGAAATATGctattgaaagattattaaaatcaatattatattatgcttaaaacaataaaatctgAAATGAAATGTACTTACTTTTCCATAAATTCTACCATAATGGTGTATTGCGGGTGGCTGGTTCTCATTTCAGCAGAATGTTTTAGAAGTTAATCATATAATTCCAAAACTTTCACACAACATTCACAACACAAGTTCACTTCAAAACAAAGTTAACCTTGAATGAGCTTCGAGTTACCAAAAATGTCAAGTGCTTCGCGTCGTTCGTATAGGAATACAGTCTCACCAAACATCGTTTTAGTAATAAatttgtgacgtgggagagccatgcttcggcacgaatgggccggctcgactggagaaataccacgggctcacagaaaaccagcgtgaaacagcgcctgcgctgtgtttcgccgagtgagtgagtttaccggaagccaaatcccctaccatttttcccttccctaccctcccctatttacttccctaccctcccatattcccttccctatcctcccctattaccctattccctcttaaaaggccggcaacgcacctgcagctcttctgatgctgcgagtgtccatcggcgacggaagttgctttccaccaggtgacacgtttgctcgtttgcccccttatttcattaaaagaaaaattgtattaataaatacatatacaATTATATAGGTACATACTTCATATTGCGTCATAATTTGAACAGCGTTTATGTTAAAAGTGCCCTAAAATCACAAAGTTTTTAATTGATTAAATACGTATCTAGTTTATGAATGAAATTTTCATTCAATTTTACGACCATTCGTTCTATTTTGCTCACTCATATTTACGTTGGTGTGACGTCACTAACGTTATCGTGTCGAGGTCTCGATACTATTTCGAAAGTGCTTCGTGCTTCCAACTTAAGTTGTCTAACGTTTTCGTATCGACAACTCGATACGCTTGCGATACGAAACTTACAATTGTTCGTGCTAGGCGTACAGTTTAAcacacttaatattaatatacctaAACTATAAGTTCTGAACAAATCACATACCTGAAGAGACCCATAAAGGTGACCTGCAGCGCGACCCACACAAGGAACTGCATCACTAGCATGGGTGGCGTTGAGTACACCATGAACCAGAAGAAGTCCACCGACCCCGACACCTCCGGAAACTCGCTGGAAATATTTAAAACCCCATCATGAgatattggaatttggaacaCAATTGCAGTAAAAAATATGTacagtttgattttttttataagaaaaatattttaaaaatataaaatatatagtacaaaaaagaaaatatatagaATTAGTAATTACATACTAGTAAATACTAAACTTACGAGTCATAAATTCCCTTGAAGGCGGAGTTGGTGGCCGTTCCCACCAGCGTCCCGCAGCCTCCCAACGTCGATGCGTACGCGATACTCAGGAAATAGCAGATGGTGATGTCACTGGGCAATAGTGGCCTGAAAAAAggtaataaaaaatcaaaagtcTCTAATTCTCTATGACCACTGACGCCATCTCTCGAAATCTTTGTTGAGTTTAATTCTATAAAAACTGCAAGATCAGTAACGCCATCTCTTAACAAATTCTGAAAGTTTCACTAATTAcgctttttaattattgttaatttgctAAGATCTTTAGAAAAAAATCTAAAGTAACTTACTCTTCCTCTGTTTGTTTTTTGTTAGTTGGTTTTTCTTCTTTGCCGTTTTCTGGCAGAGCTTTCTTCCTGTTGACATAGACGTCTCCTAGTCCTTGCTGAAATAGAAAATTATAGCAAATCATGTTAATACAAATAACCGCGTCTTGCCCAAGAGGGCCTCCCGACGACGCATGCCAGCTAGATATGCTGCGAGTGTGAGTGTGGTGCCAGGGTAATGCGCTGTAAACGCGGCACCTCCCCTTTCGCCTCCCGTGCCCCTTTTTGAAAACGGACGGCACGCGCCGCCCGCCATTTTTGTTTTCAGTGGATTTCGAGCCGTGAGACTGCGCGTACGTACCTTTCAGTCTCCCGCGCAATACACATGACGTTCGCACCGCAAGCAATATCGTCTTTCCGTTGTGTTAATCTTTATCGTAGTAACTAtatactgtaaagtgtaaatacTGTAACAAACTGGACCACTGATCCACAACTTTGCTTAGTTAGTAAAGTCCTGAAACCACACCCTGAGTTCTCATTTTCTGCCTACCGGCAGTGGCGCATCCCTTTTGGTAGTTCCCAGTACTAAATCTGGCACCCAcgcctataaaatataaatattttaggggttGATTTTAAACATGATAAAAGAGCTGATATCTGAGGatataaataaagattaatttaAGGTCATATCTTCTTTCTTTCTTACCTGTTCAAAAACTTCTAGAATAGCTTCGACGATAGGAACCATCATCGTTGTAGCTGCAGCATTAGACACCCACATCGAAATGAACATAGTGACAAATGTTAGGCCCAAGTTGAGTCTGTAGAAAACAATAGtaggtataatatgtatacagtgtgtaacaaaaataagtgataatactttagggtgtgtacgtgttccttgtagagagttcattgggaaagtagcagcgctgaaaaacgtttttttttttcacttttgtatgggcaagggcccgagcgtcacgagtttccccatacagaagtgaaaaaaaatgttggtctttcagcgctgctactttcacagagaactctacACTctactacaaggaacacgtacacaccctaaagtattatcatttatcacttatttttgttacaccacCTGTATAATTAATAGTAACGGTATTGTAAATACTTCTCCACCTCATAGCAGTATCACGTACATATCAATATTCGAAtactactttaaaaaaaatgattaagtTTAGAATAaacctattataatataaaatataaatcatccTGGATCTCTCTagcaatttaaaacaaattacatttttttacaatagaaAAAGATTTTTCAAGCCAAACTCATAATATTCTGGAATCTCTGGCGGTTGGCCTGAAGAAAAGCAGCAGCAAGACCTTATTAAAGTTGATATACTTTTGACACCTCATTAACTTTAGGTGCAAGACGAGCATTTATTTTAACTCTATCATTTACCGTCTATGCGAGCAGCCGACGACTTGTACAGTCCACAGCGCGACTCTCTTCGGCAACTTCGAGTGTTGGACTCCGGCGGCAATCATGAGACCACCCATGAACATCATGTTTGTCTCCTTCATGTAAGCTGCGCACACTTTGTCCGAATTCAGGATGCCCAGCGTCGGGAACAGAACGATGGGCAGCATCGACGTGACCGGTAAGGGTAGAAGCTCCAGCACCCAGTATGTAGCCATGATGAGGACCACGTACATACATTTGAAAGCCTACAAAATGATTAAGAAATTTAATGAGGCCTTTAATTTGAGATAGATCAAAACGATCCCTTGCAAATGAGCGGCTacccttatttatttattttttgcgaCGGGAAATGCATTGACTTAAGGATGGTAAGTgaccgcagctctacccactaaagcCCGTCGGACTCTTTGTCTTCCCGTTGCCGAGTCGCGAGAACGCGTGAGCTCTAGCTACTCCGTGGCTCTGAGCAGCTACCCTAAGGGCGTTCCCTTCGTAAGCGTGTGCCCGGTGCGGCCACCCGCGAAGCGtccttgtttcatgtcatcccatagagcagaaAATATTGATGAATGATGGCTATTAATACATTAACAATTAATACGTAGTTAGATACTTACATTTGCATAATCTTTGTCGGTGGGATCTGTGTATAAAATGGGTATAGGCAGTAGCAAAATTGGGGTGATGACGACTAAAATAGATTTCCAGTAAATGGAGAAGAATAAACTGAGTCTTTGTACAAATGTGGCGCTGGACCCCTTTGAGAAGTAGTATGTTGTGCCCCTGAAACAAAAGTTTATAAACCTAATTATTCACGATGTCATTCCTACAATCGAATGGaaatttgatatttaaaataaaattaagtttttgttggtttttgaaaatatttagaaCCTGTCATCAGCGCCATCTCTTGTCGTTTCTTTGGTcgtttcaatgaaaataaataattcgatgagattttaaaaaattataaaactatgaTGTGAACATATTACgtcaatgataataattattgttcgtaTCAATTGTACtaaattgttaattataataataaaatattttattcttaccgTCCTTCTTCCCCAACTCCATTTTCAATGGTGCTAGACATTTTTCTCCTATAATTAGACTTTTCAACTTGTAAGGCTCTCTTCTTATCTCATTCTCGACTACCTGCAACTGCAAAGAAAacagttttattaaattttgtcgttgaaatttgaaaacctaggtaattattattaagctgTTTGATTTGTATTCTTTCAATACTTTTTGAGTTATAGGTAATTAAAAGCTCTTCTGTCAGTATCCTTTCGAAAAaaatcattgacttttataagtggacgcggcataatggtctctaccaaatcaaagtactgtggccggtccgccactttatgttccggttctccgaggtacataaactgtcaaagtgtcgtattatagggatgtcgaaattgaaagaaaatatcgatatatttatataatcaaatatcgataaatatacatcgatatttgaaaaaatattaatatcgatatatcgaatatcgcgaaaaaaaatatcgatatatcggtcaaatttttcgatcaatttgcttttttttaaattaatttatagtctgtcaaaaagtgaagaaaattaaaaaagtttgtccttggatcggtacgttcatatttttactaaaatttttgttattttactgatggcttgacttcgtatgtgctaatttagttaaaaaatataagatttgtgatagaatagaatataacatggcttgattttcgatatttaatcaacatagaaattagtagatatgacgtttagtgatgtacttttttatcgaatttaaaaaatataaggtgaagaatctgatcataTAGACCttaaaaaagattttaaccttaatagatcacttataacatctcatcgatatcctcgacaaatatcaaccaagtgtcccatcactatagaccgccatgtttagttcttggcaatatggcgccggccacacttttttgtagttatgtcgcttccatctgtttccttattcattgaaaaaaatacaataatataatattggagttttgccgggaatgtgaaagagtgatgttgtgtttataaattattttcctaaaattgtgttaactgggttttttaatattattgtaggatattaatcattagatattcgttatcgcgCACAACTCACAAGTATAGGAAAGTTAAAAGTGAtacaatatccagaaacgtgctattttgtgttccctccaaaacaatatggttaaatagccgaagtgccataataagaaaaaaacaatATGACATTTGTGTTTATGTATTCTGTCATCTGTGTGTCAAACTCcatgtaaacaaaaataaattctcgaaataaatttaaagagTATATACATATTTCTGTAAATAAAGTGAAAcggtttttatattttgaatgtttttgaaaggagtaaataatttataaaaaaattcaagGATTCCGTTCTAAAAATGAATAAAGAGGAAGTAAAGTCGGAGGCCGATGGTATGTAACTTCAATTTTacgtaaaattttgtttatgtaCTTCTTAAACTGGAAAAAGAATGATGAAAAAGTAGTTTTCCTCTTATTATTACTAAGAAGCTactctatcattgagaaaatattaatatcttaaAGTGTTATCTTATCATagattttatacaatttataaccattttataacattttactgacggcaaatattttattttaattattttacgcttatatttgaattttaattgtATCATTTCTTTTTAGTCTTAACAGAAtggtatatttttaaagattacAATATAACCTCTAAAATTCagtaacaacttttattattattgaagcaAATTGACTTtctacatacatataatttagTCTTCATATTTTTTTGCATGCATGTTAAGGTTTTCAAAGCATACATCCCTTCCTTTTGTTTATGTCATTATCAGTTGGATGgtataaatgtatttaaatgtatAGCCTTAACATGGTACAACCATTTCATTCAAAAGTGTTAGACCCCTTTCTTTAAAAACATGACTAATGGctatgttttttatgttttgtgcTTAGCTAGTGTTTAATTATGATCTTAGTGtttctacaataatattgtattgtactgCTATTCTATTATAATGACAAAGTGCAGTTTAATTGACTCATATAACACTCTCATATTACATAATCTTAATAAGTATTAATTGATATCTAGGATATAGATTActgaatattgtattgcaacTTGCACGTGAATGATCTTACAATGTAAAGTATTAAATCGATgtcattataaatattatcatacaCTCTGTTAAGTTAAGGTATGGTTTTTGCACATTACACCAACTCAATGCCAACCCAACTCAGTTTGGCATTGAATTCTCAGCTTTATGTAGTGTCAAGTAGGAGTTATTTACTAACTTGCGAACAACTAGTCGACAACTAGTTGTCAACTGGATGTCCTAACGATATAGCTTACATTTCCATGGCCTGTGGTGAGTTGGGTTGAAGTACAGTATGGTGTCTTGGCAACTTTTTGAACTGGTTGAGTTATACTTACAAAAAGAGGacttaataaatatgtattatgcAATATTTAACATTACAAGTCCTACcaatcatttaaaaaatatgatacaaGGAGATACTTTTAAACTACTAAGAAACATTGTGTGCTGTTGGTTTGTTTGAGCTATATTTCTTTGAATAGTGAAGAGCTAAAATCTCTTATTACTCTACATACATAAAGTACCTTGCGTTGACCTACATTTTATATGGCACAATTGcttgcttttatttaaattaatgtgtTGTTAACACAGGGTTGCCATGCATCCGGATTTCCCGGATTtctcctagtttgaagggcgtccggggaccgtccggccgggtttttgaaaagtgtccgggtgaaatccagAGACTTTTGAAATCCAACTTTTAGGCcaggcagcaataaacgaaagataaaaactcgctaagcacacacaatttcttttttctttgATCAAAATCAAGGACGTTAATcacatttttacaaatttttgttgaaaaaattgggacgtaaaaagtaaatagtttttaatggGTGTCGGGGGAAATAGCCATATTTCGACCAAATGTCCGGGATTTTTGTCGTGCTAGACCGGCGACGGCAATaaaggtgatggcaaccctatgtTAACAATACAATGATTTGTTGATTTAGCATCATTGATGTTACGCAATATTTAATGAATCAAAACTTCTAAGTAAGCATTACAATATGGCACAAATATAAAATACGATATGATGTGTTATGCGTGATATTAGttgtgtaatttaaaaaatacttatatcaTTATTTTTCTAACCATTCAataataaatcttaaatatatttccatagtAGTCATACAgcttactataatatataatgtatactaaatacatattacatagttGTTTGAATCTAACATTCGTTTTCGCCATAAACCATTCACGATGACGCATATGAGTGAAGCCATAGAAACAAGGGGTTAGCCCAGACGGAAAATGTAGCTGAAACTAActtgtaattacctcattccaCGTAAATCCATGTTGATTATTATGTCACTCGGTATCAAGTGtggaagtaaataaaatatcctACAGAatggtaatttttagggttcccgtagccaaatggcaaaattcggaacccttatagattcgtcatgtctgtctgtctgtctgtccgtatgtcacagccacttttctccgaaactaaaAGAGCTATACTATAGATGTATATatgtctgtgaaccgcattaagattttgatacaaaaatggaaaaaaataatattataacaactgaaacaaaaaaatatatcatgctagctgaacttcgtgtcactttaaaacctttcctggacttctacgaatattttaagactaaaatcagcccaatccgttcagccgttttcgagttttagcgcgactaacacatttgaaaatccatttttataagtatactagctgtcccggtgaacttcgtgtcactttaaaaccttccctggacttctacgaatattttaagactaaaatcagcccaatccgttcagccgttttcgagttttagcgcgactaacacatttgaaaatccatttttataagtatactagctgtcccggtaaacttcgtgtcactttaaaaccttccctggacttctacgaatattttaagactaaaatcagcccgatccgttcagccgttttcgagttttagcgcgactaacatatttgaaaatccatttttataagtatataagataataatataatatacctatgcGTCTGGGGTATCTATGGGGATattggataggtcttcaaaaatcatattgaggtttctaatataatttttaaatttcattgttCATAATACTGCTACAAATTACAGGTAATTGTTTACACTCTGATGGCAATAATGTATGAAAGTTACATCgttttgtaaacaaaatggGTTCTCACGGGTAAGATTGAGTGTCGTGGCTGCGACAAGTGGGCAGTGGCGAAAActcaataatattgtaaaataatatggtaTAGTTAAAGTAACAACTGTGTTAATATTAAACACTGTTTTTGGaagcagtggcggatttacaaatttgccgcctgtaggcttTTCAATTgtttgccgcccctataactgacctttgaaattcaatacgttagtttagttcacaatcatatcccaccaaaaccattttttgaaaatttttgctgagacgaccacacaaggtgTCACCttgtgcggtagcgaaacggcgaagccatacatatttcctggtatgtagaatttgtttaagttagggttaGAGTTAGGCcttgtagattcagaagcttggctctacat comes from the Aricia agestis chromosome 6, ilAriAges1.1, whole genome shotgun sequence genome and includes:
- the LOC121728470 gene encoding putative nuclease HARBI1 encodes the protein MLRLRRSTPRRSTLYYYLAARLIVESRNVQRETREISRRARLRKNMANDIQNLSDTEFKNRFRLSKEAFFYLCRVLKEEASLRSSKKISLEHKVLCALSFYATGSYQRIVGMAKYLGQTTVSKYVRQVTDALVTPSILNTFIQFPATRELRNIVKNKFYTKFGIPGVIGCIDGSHFHIFTPKREIEHLFYCRKHFYSLNVQMICDSECRILNVNAKYGGATHDAFIWENSQANRYIQDLNQNNEQVWFLGDSGYPQRPWLMTPITDAAEGTPEAKYTAIHGKARVAIENTFGRLKNRWRCLCKDRTLHYTPERCATIILACSVLHNLALDFMVPDPEEDFINTSSALSLPEESFREHGSRDDLIRGRAIRNMLVHRIDRLHNISN
- the LOC121728472 gene encoding nuclear apoptosis-inducing factor 1-like, which encodes MRTSHPQYTIMVEFMEKYGDLSKPSGGPRGRHYIQQKWKELTDMLNSDGTGDPRTEEKWRKVWSDFKNNVKKKSAKINRSAQGTGGGPALQLTLTDLENRVLNIIGVQAATGMPIQEAGFVQVVGGEEDSLSSTHLQVTATENVDELTVNDVPYECTPIPEDIWNTPGTSSQPTVAPPPLPPQPPAPKQPAAPEETQWRPPKKKKKSEDPVFKIFKECEETAREYERERDRIVHELERERIRQRDVELHLQAQWLEFMKEALKVLRMYLERSE